A single window of Bordetella genomosp. 11 DNA harbors:
- the ftsB gene encoding cell division protein FtsB — protein sequence MRLLFLVLLALVCLIQYPLWLGKGGWFKVWDLQKQVAAQRTVNEGMRARNAALDAEVRDLQTGTGALEERARSELGMMKEGEVFVQIVPAGTNPPATAPASDRGATGTAPAPANRPAPAQQPARR from the coding sequence ATGCGCCTGTTGTTCCTGGTTCTGCTGGCCTTGGTTTGCCTGATCCAATACCCGCTTTGGCTGGGCAAGGGCGGGTGGTTCAAGGTTTGGGACCTGCAGAAACAGGTCGCGGCGCAGCGCACGGTGAACGAAGGGATGCGTGCGCGCAATGCGGCGCTGGACGCCGAAGTGCGCGACCTGCAGACCGGCACCGGCGCCCTGGAAGAACGGGCCCGCAGCGAACTGGGCATGATGAAGGAAGGCGAGGTATTCGTACAGATCGTCCCGGCCGGCACCAATCCGCCGGCCACGGCGCCCGCGTCCGACCGCGGCGCCACCGGTACGGCCCCCGCGCCGGCCAACCGCCCCGCGCCCGCCCAGCAGCCGGCGCGTCGCTGA
- a CDS encoding UDP-2,3-diacylglucosamine diphosphatase: MTARPEGYVDEIRPTHWRTVWISDLHLGTTGCKAEFLLDFLDHNEAETLYLVGDIVDGWQLRKHWHWPRAHNDIVQRILRKAREGTRVVFVPGNHDEFAREFIGYAFGDIEIVDEDVHHTADGRRLLVLHGDQFDGVIQHSKWLAHLGDTLYQFALWLNHYFNRMRHRMGLHYWSLSQYLKHKVKNAVAFITDFEHALAGEARRRGLDGVVCGHIHKPEMRDIDGVLYCNDGDWVESLSALAEDHSGRLQLVDWAATLAERVAGAPPARSPRPVSLPALPSALRRQGRHP; this comes from the coding sequence ATGACAGCGCGACCCGAGGGATATGTGGACGAGATTCGCCCGACGCATTGGCGCACCGTGTGGATTTCCGACTTGCATCTGGGCACGACGGGGTGCAAGGCCGAATTCCTGCTGGATTTCCTGGACCACAACGAAGCCGAGACGCTGTACCTGGTCGGCGACATCGTGGATGGCTGGCAATTGCGCAAGCACTGGCACTGGCCGCGCGCGCATAACGACATCGTGCAGCGCATCCTGCGCAAGGCGCGGGAGGGCACCCGGGTGGTATTCGTACCGGGAAATCATGACGAATTCGCCCGCGAATTCATCGGCTACGCGTTCGGCGACATCGAGATCGTCGACGAGGATGTCCACCACACCGCCGACGGCCGCAGGCTGCTGGTGCTGCACGGCGACCAGTTCGACGGCGTGATCCAGCACAGCAAATGGCTGGCGCACCTGGGCGATACGCTGTACCAGTTCGCCCTCTGGCTGAATCATTACTTCAACCGCATGCGGCACCGCATGGGCTTGCACTACTGGTCCTTGTCCCAGTACCTCAAGCACAAGGTCAAGAACGCCGTCGCCTTCATCACGGATTTCGAGCATGCGCTGGCCGGCGAGGCACGCCGGCGCGGCCTGGACGGTGTCGTCTGCGGCCACATCCATAAGCCGGAAATGCGCGACATCGATGGCGTCCTTTACTGCAACGACGGGGATTGGGTGGAAAGCCTGTCGGCACTGGCCGAAGACCATAGCGGCCGCCTGCAGCTGGTGGATTGGGCGGCCACGCTTGCCGAGCGGGTCGCCGGCGCGCCTCCCGCGCGCTCTCCGCGCCCGGTCTCCCTGCCTGCCCTGCCATCGGCCCTGCGCCGTCAGGGCAGGCACCCGTAG
- the eno gene encoding phosphopyruvate hydratase produces MSAIVDIIGREILDSRGNPTVECDVLLESGAMGRAAVPSGASTGTREAIELRDGDKSRYLGKGVLRAVENLNTEISEALMGLDAQEQTFVDRTLIELDGTDAKERLGANAILAASMAVARAAADESGLSLYRYFGGSGPMSMPVPMMNVINGGAHANNTLDLQEFMILPVGAASFREALRWGAEVFHALKKLINAQGMSTAVGDEGGFAPNVANHEAAIQLILKAIGEAGYEPGTQIALGLDCASSEFFKNGKYVLEGEGGISLSSQEFANLLATWCDKYPIISIEDGMAENDWDGWKLLTDQLGKKVQLVGDDLFVTNTRILKEGIAKGVANSILIKINQIGTLTETFAAIEMAKRAGYTAVVSHRSGETEDSTIADIAVATNAMQIKTGSLSRSDRMAKYNQLLRIEEELAEVASYPGLEAFYNLR; encoded by the coding sequence ATGAGTGCAATCGTCGACATCATCGGCCGCGAGATCCTGGATTCCCGCGGCAATCCGACCGTGGAATGCGATGTGTTGCTGGAATCGGGCGCCATGGGCCGCGCCGCGGTGCCGTCCGGCGCCTCGACCGGCACGCGCGAGGCCATCGAATTGCGCGACGGCGACAAAAGCCGCTACCTGGGCAAGGGTGTGCTGCGCGCGGTGGAAAACCTGAATACCGAGATTTCGGAAGCCCTGATGGGCCTGGACGCGCAGGAACAGACCTTCGTCGATCGCACCCTGATCGAGCTCGATGGGACCGACGCGAAGGAACGCCTGGGCGCCAATGCCATCCTGGCCGCCAGCATGGCGGTGGCGCGTGCCGCGGCCGATGAGTCCGGCCTGTCGCTGTACCGCTATTTCGGCGGCAGCGGCCCCATGAGCATGCCCGTTCCCATGATGAACGTCATCAACGGCGGCGCGCATGCCAACAACACCCTGGACCTGCAGGAATTCATGATCCTGCCGGTGGGCGCGGCCAGCTTCCGCGAAGCCCTGCGCTGGGGGGCGGAGGTCTTCCACGCCCTGAAGAAGCTGATCAATGCCCAGGGCATGTCGACGGCGGTGGGCGACGAAGGCGGCTTCGCGCCCAACGTGGCCAATCACGAGGCGGCCATCCAGTTGATTCTGAAGGCAATCGGCGAAGCGGGCTACGAGCCGGGCACGCAGATCGCGCTGGGCCTGGATTGCGCCAGCTCCGAATTCTTCAAGAACGGCAAGTACGTGCTGGAAGGCGAGGGCGGCATTTCGCTCAGCTCGCAGGAATTCGCCAATCTGCTGGCGACGTGGTGCGATAAGTACCCCATCATTTCCATCGAGGACGGCATGGCCGAAAACGACTGGGATGGCTGGAAACTGCTGACCGACCAGTTGGGCAAGAAGGTGCAGCTGGTCGGCGACGATTTGTTCGTGACCAACACGCGCATCCTGAAGGAAGGCATCGCCAAGGGCGTGGCCAATTCCATCCTGATCAAGATCAACCAGATCGGTACGCTGACCGAAACCTTCGCCGCCATCGAAATGGCCAAGCGCGCCGGCTACACCGCCGTGGTGTCGCACCGTTCGGGCGAAACGGAAGACTCCACCATCGCGGATATCGCGGTGGCCACCAACGCGATGCAGATCAAGACCGGTTCGCTCTCGCGTTCGGATCGCATGGCGAAGTACAACCAGCTGCTGCGCATCGAAGAGGAACTGGCCGAGGTCGCCTCCTACCCCGGCCTGGAAGCCTTCTACAACCTGCGCTAG
- a CDS encoding gamma carbonic anhydrase family protein encodes MAIYELDGVAPRIDASAYIADSADIIGDVTLEAEVSIWPQVTIRGDNAPIVIRRGSNIQESSVLHVDKGHGLIVEPRVTVGHQAMLHGCTIREGALVGIQAIVLNDAVVGRNCLIGAGALIPEGRVIPDNSLVIGIGKVVRELTPEEIDQMHRNTQGYVDRGQEYKRVLKRIA; translated from the coding sequence ATGGCCATTTACGAACTCGACGGCGTCGCGCCGCGCATCGACGCCAGCGCCTATATTGCCGACAGCGCCGACATCATCGGCGACGTCACCCTGGAAGCGGAAGTCAGCATTTGGCCGCAGGTAACGATACGCGGCGACAACGCGCCCATCGTCATCCGCCGGGGCAGCAATATCCAGGAATCCTCCGTCCTGCATGTCGACAAAGGCCACGGCCTGATCGTCGAACCGCGCGTCACGGTGGGCCATCAGGCCATGCTGCACGGTTGCACGATACGCGAGGGCGCGCTGGTGGGCATCCAGGCCATCGTACTGAACGACGCCGTGGTGGGCCGCAATTGCCTGATCGGCGCCGGTGCCCTCATCCCGGAAGGCCGGGTCATCCCGGACAACAGCCTGGTCATCGGCATCGGCAAGGTCGTACGCGAACTGACACCGGAAGAAATCGACCAGATGCACCGCAATACGCAGGGCTATGTCGATCGGGGACAGGAATACAAGCGCGTGCTCAAGCGGATCGCCTGA
- a CDS encoding aminopeptidase P family protein, with amino-acid sequence MSHTDARIAALRQAMATHGLSAYVVPSADPHLSEYLPSRWQGRQWLSGFTGSVGTLVVTADFAGLWVDSRYWVQAGAQLAGTCVSLMKLGDADVPAHPEWLRDYCANLVSGGSATAPDGSSQAGQGKPAGGAADGPVVGADGQVLSLAAHRALSDAVRAAGGSLDIRHDLLAEIWPDRPGLPAAPVREHQPPYACVPRADKLAQLRAAMRAKGAGAHVISSLDDVAWLFNLRGADVDYNPVFVAHALVLPDRAEVFTAAGKIDAALADRLAADGVAVRPYEAFAAALAALPADAAVLVDPARTTIGVLAALPAQARRVESINPSTLAKSRKTDDELAHVRAVMEQDGAALCEFFAWFEAAAGRERITELTIDEKLSAARARRPGFVSLSFGTIAAYNANGAMPHYRATAASHAVIEGDGLLLIDSGGQYEGGTTDITRVVAVGTPTAEQKRDFTLVLKGMIALSRARFPRGVLSPMLDAIARAPIWEGGAEYGHGTGHGVGYFMNVHEGPQVISHRAPVSPHTAMEPGMITSNEPGIYRPGRWGVRIENLVCNRPAQTTELGEFLAFETLTLCPIDTSCIQADLMRSDEIAWLDGYHAQVRERLLPYVDGAAREWLVARTRPLAAS; translated from the coding sequence ATGTCGCATACCGACGCCCGTATCGCCGCGCTGCGCCAGGCCATGGCCACGCACGGCCTGTCCGCCTACGTCGTTCCTTCCGCCGACCCGCACTTGTCCGAGTACCTGCCGTCGCGCTGGCAGGGGCGCCAGTGGCTGTCCGGCTTTACCGGTTCGGTGGGTACCCTGGTGGTCACGGCGGATTTCGCGGGCCTGTGGGTGGACAGCCGGTACTGGGTTCAGGCCGGGGCGCAGTTGGCCGGCACCTGTGTCAGCCTGATGAAGCTGGGGGATGCGGACGTGCCCGCCCACCCGGAATGGCTGCGCGACTACTGCGCAAACCTCGTTTCCGGCGGCTCCGCGACCGCGCCGGACGGGTCCTCGCAGGCAGGCCAGGGCAAACCGGCCGGCGGCGCTGCCGATGGCCCGGTCGTGGGCGCCGACGGCCAGGTCCTCTCGCTGGCGGCGCATCGGGCGCTGTCCGATGCGGTCCGCGCCGCGGGCGGCAGCCTGGACATCCGGCACGACCTGCTGGCCGAAATCTGGCCGGACCGGCCCGGCCTGCCGGCCGCGCCGGTGCGCGAGCACCAGCCTCCATACGCCTGCGTCCCGCGCGCCGACAAACTCGCCCAGCTGCGCGCCGCCATGCGGGCCAAAGGCGCGGGCGCGCACGTCATCAGTTCGCTGGACGACGTGGCCTGGCTGTTCAACCTGCGCGGCGCCGACGTCGACTACAACCCGGTGTTCGTGGCGCACGCGCTGGTCCTGCCAGACCGCGCGGAGGTTTTCACGGCTGCGGGCAAGATCGACGCTGCGCTGGCCGACCGGCTGGCCGCCGACGGCGTGGCGGTGCGTCCCTACGAGGCTTTCGCCGCCGCGCTGGCGGCGCTGCCCGCGGACGCCGCGGTCCTGGTCGACCCGGCGCGCACGACGATCGGTGTGCTGGCGGCCCTGCCGGCGCAGGCTCGCCGGGTGGAATCCATCAACCCCAGCACGCTGGCGAAATCCCGCAAGACCGACGACGAGCTGGCCCATGTGCGCGCCGTCATGGAGCAGGACGGCGCGGCGCTGTGCGAATTCTTCGCCTGGTTCGAGGCGGCCGCCGGACGCGAGCGCATTACCGAGCTGACCATAGACGAAAAACTGTCGGCCGCCCGCGCGCGCCGGCCGGGCTTCGTCTCGCTCAGCTTCGGCACCATAGCCGCCTATAACGCCAACGGCGCCATGCCGCATTACCGAGCCACCGCCGCGTCGCACGCGGTCATCGAAGGCGACGGCCTGCTGCTGATCGACTCCGGGGGGCAGTACGAGGGCGGCACGACCGACATCACCCGGGTGGTGGCGGTGGGTACGCCGACGGCGGAGCAGAAGCGCGATTTCACGCTGGTGCTCAAGGGCATGATTGCGCTGTCCCGCGCTCGTTTCCCGCGCGGCGTGCTCTCGCCCATGCTGGACGCCATCGCCCGCGCGCCGATCTGGGAAGGGGGCGCGGAATACGGCCACGGTACCGGCCACGGCGTCGGCTATTTCATGAATGTCCACGAAGGGCCGCAGGTGATTTCGCATCGCGCCCCGGTGTCGCCGCACACGGCCATGGAGCCGGGCATGATCACGTCCAACGAACCCGGGATCTATCGGCCGGGCCGGTGGGGCGTGCGCATCGAAAACCTGGTCTGCAACCGGCCGGCGCAGACGACGGAGCTTGGCGAATTCCTTGCCTTCGAAACCCTGACCTTGTGTCCTATCGATACGTCTTGCATCCAGGCCGATCTGATGCGATCCGACGAAATCGCCTGGCTGGACGGCTACCATGCCCAGGTCCGGGAGCGGCTGCTGCCTTACGTCGACGGCGCGGCGCGCGAGTGGCTGGTGGCGCGGACCCGGCCGTTGGCGGCGTCCTAG
- a CDS encoding aromatic ring-hydroxylating oxygenase subunit alpha, with protein sequence MSDPIFSPEPYAATRRPLHQASPLPGWCYTSPEWYQRELDTMFRKDWLCVGRAEQVPKMGDYFSIEVIGQPLVVVRDDANNVRVQSALCRHRGAIITEQSGHCRAFVCPYHSWTYSLSGKLMSTPGNPPPMAGVEGFRKEDHTLNQVRAELWGGFIFITFNDKAPPLLEWLGDLPAFLEGYDLENMVWTNKDVYEVDCNWKVWLENAFENYHVATIHRDHHDPANPQNWSFERTHGPWEAMSSKRSIVAYSGLPPIPGLDANKGSTLYHIWIQPSLQIILTSSYMKFRQYLPEGPEKLRLYENWTFPRSTVEMPDFSDIVGPDYYERYSQVVREDIGINPNVQRAMRSGAYRPGRFSLEEYVVHRIANRVLDSVIGPDEEDQRRAREGEMTQEVA encoded by the coding sequence ATGTCCGACCCGATCTTTTCCCCCGAACCCTATGCCGCCACGCGGCGGCCCCTGCACCAGGCGTCTCCGCTGCCGGGGTGGTGCTACACCTCGCCGGAGTGGTACCAGAGGGAGCTGGACACCATGTTCCGCAAGGACTGGCTGTGCGTGGGGCGTGCCGAACAGGTGCCCAAGATGGGCGACTATTTCTCGATCGAGGTGATAGGCCAGCCGCTTGTCGTTGTCCGCGACGACGCCAACAACGTGCGCGTTCAATCGGCGTTATGCCGCCATCGGGGCGCCATCATTACCGAACAGTCGGGCCATTGCCGTGCCTTCGTCTGCCCGTATCACAGCTGGACCTACAGCCTGAGCGGCAAGCTGATGTCCACGCCCGGCAATCCGCCGCCCATGGCCGGGGTGGAGGGTTTCAGGAAGGAAGACCATACGCTGAACCAGGTGCGCGCCGAGCTGTGGGGCGGCTTCATTTTCATTACCTTCAACGACAAGGCCCCGCCCTTGCTGGAGTGGCTGGGCGACCTGCCCGCTTTCCTCGAAGGCTACGACCTGGAGAACATGGTCTGGACCAACAAGGACGTCTACGAGGTGGATTGCAACTGGAAGGTGTGGTTGGAAAACGCCTTCGAGAACTACCACGTGGCCACGATTCATCGCGACCACCATGACCCGGCCAATCCGCAGAACTGGTCCTTCGAACGCACGCACGGCCCGTGGGAGGCCATGTCCAGCAAGCGCAGCATCGTTGCCTATTCCGGCCTGCCGCCGATTCCCGGCCTGGATGCGAACAAGGGCTCGACGCTGTACCACATCTGGATCCAGCCCAGCCTGCAGATCATCCTGACCTCTTCGTACATGAAGTTCCGCCAGTATCTGCCCGAAGGTCCCGAAAAACTGCGCCTCTACGAGAACTGGACCTTTCCGCGCAGCACGGTGGAGATGCCCGATTTCAGCGACATCGTCGGGCCGGACTACTACGAAAGATATTCGCAGGTGGTCCGCGAAGACATCGGCATCAATCCCAATGTCCAGCGGGCCATGCGCAGCGGTGCATATCGGCCCGGGCGGTTTTCCCTGGAAGAGTACGTCGTGCATCGGATCGCCAATCGCGTGCTCGATAGCGTGATCGGTCCCGACGAAGAGGATCAACGCCGCGCCCGCGAAGGCGAAATGACGCAAGAGGTGGCCTGA
- the hslO gene encoding Hsp33 family molecular chaperone HslO → MTDLLKKYLFEDRTVRVQAVRLQDTWRSAQVNHDYPVAIKRLLGELIAASTLLAANLKFDGSLVMQIQGDGPIALLVVECRADLSLRATVKLRQDHAVPDTGTMQSLMNPGGNGRFIVVLDPQRKAPGQQPYQGIVPIVGETIADALSHYMQQSEQLETRLWLAADENQVAGMLLQRMPGQGGMAQTPEAAEETWNRAVQLAQTLKPDELLATDIDTLVHRLYWEETLLTFEPAGVRWHCPCNRGKVADMLRMLGRAEIEDILAERGQVEVACDFCGKPYLFDAVDCAGLFTDSKAVPEQDPPTVH, encoded by the coding sequence ATGACTGATCTTCTGAAGAAATACCTGTTCGAGGATCGTACCGTGCGGGTGCAGGCGGTACGGTTGCAGGATACCTGGCGTTCCGCCCAGGTCAACCACGACTACCCCGTCGCGATCAAGCGGCTGCTGGGCGAACTGATCGCCGCCTCCACGCTGCTGGCCGCCAACCTGAAGTTCGACGGCTCGCTCGTCATGCAAATCCAGGGCGATGGGCCCATCGCCCTGCTGGTGGTGGAATGCCGGGCGGATCTCAGCCTGCGCGCCACCGTCAAGCTGCGCCAGGATCACGCGGTGCCGGATACCGGCACCATGCAAAGCCTGATGAACCCGGGCGGAAACGGCCGTTTCATCGTCGTCCTGGATCCGCAGCGCAAGGCCCCCGGGCAGCAACCCTACCAGGGCATCGTGCCCATCGTGGGTGAAACCATCGCCGACGCGCTGAGCCACTACATGCAGCAGTCGGAGCAACTGGAAACCCGCTTGTGGCTCGCCGCCGACGAAAACCAGGTGGCCGGCATGCTGCTGCAACGGATGCCGGGCCAGGGCGGCATGGCGCAAACGCCGGAAGCCGCGGAAGAAACCTGGAACCGCGCGGTCCAGCTGGCGCAGACATTGAAGCCGGACGAACTGCTGGCCACGGACATCGATACGCTGGTCCACCGGCTGTATTGGGAAGAGACCCTGCTGACTTTCGAGCCGGCCGGGGTCCGCTGGCATTGCCCATGCAACCGCGGCAAGGTGGCCGATATGCTGCGCATGCTGGGGCGAGCGGAAATCGAGGACATCCTGGCCGAGCGCGGCCAGGTCGAAGTGGCTTGCGACTTCTGCGGCAAGCCGTATCTCTTCGACGCGGTGGACTGCGCCGGTTTGTTCACGGACTCGAAAGCGGTGCCGGAGCAGGACCCGCCCACGGTTCACTGA
- a CDS encoding acyl-CoA synthetase encodes MNDQYQALYDSFRWLVPTQFNIAEVCCHRWAESGLDARRIAIYYEDEAGNREVWTYGRLAEAVNQLANGLLRMGVGKGDRVAVVLGQRPETVVVHMATYSVGAVIVPLSGLFGPEALESRLRDSEARVAVVDAASSANLLSIAEQCPALQQIIGIGFADERVLPWRSLLARQSADFKRINTLATDPAILLYTSGTTGAPKGALLPHSVLIGNLPGFVASQDWFPKQGDVFWSPADWAWTGGMMDALLPTLYFGHPIVGTRGRFSPERAFELLERYQVTNTFLFPTALKAMMKAVPAPRERYKLVLRALMSAGESVGETVFGWCQSALGITPNEMFGQTEMNYLVGNSQARWPAKPGSMGRPYPGHRVALIDEQGQPVKTGEIGEIALNRYDIHGHPDPILFLQYWRNPAATAAKFSGDWCRTGDLARMDEDGYLWYAGRSDDVFKSAGYRIGPGEIESCLLGHPAVANAAVVPKPDPERGALVKAYVVLTPEFAGQPTEGIVQALQDHVRERLAPYEYPKEIEFLEELPMTTTGKVQRRVLRQREEEKAEQARGDQRA; translated from the coding sequence ATGAACGATCAATACCAGGCGCTTTACGACTCATTCCGCTGGCTAGTACCGACCCAGTTCAACATCGCCGAGGTGTGCTGCCACCGTTGGGCCGAGAGCGGTCTCGACGCGCGGCGCATTGCCATTTATTACGAAGACGAAGCGGGCAATAGAGAGGTCTGGACCTACGGCCGCCTGGCCGAAGCGGTGAACCAGCTGGCCAATGGCCTGTTGCGCATGGGCGTGGGCAAGGGCGACCGCGTGGCTGTTGTTTTGGGACAACGGCCAGAGACGGTCGTGGTCCATATGGCGACCTACAGCGTAGGCGCGGTCATCGTGCCCCTGTCCGGCCTGTTCGGTCCCGAAGCCCTCGAATCGCGCCTGCGCGACTCGGAGGCACGCGTGGCGGTGGTGGACGCCGCCTCCAGCGCCAATCTGCTGTCCATCGCCGAACAATGTCCGGCGCTGCAACAGATCATCGGCATAGGCTTCGCCGACGAACGCGTGCTGCCCTGGCGCAGCCTGCTGGCGCGGCAATCGGCGGACTTCAAGCGGATCAATACGCTGGCGACCGACCCCGCCATCCTCCTCTACACCTCCGGGACCACGGGCGCGCCCAAGGGCGCGCTGCTGCCCCATTCGGTGCTGATCGGCAACCTGCCGGGTTTCGTCGCCTCGCAGGACTGGTTCCCCAAGCAGGGCGATGTTTTCTGGTCGCCGGCGGATTGGGCCTGGACGGGCGGCATGATGGACGCGCTGCTGCCCACGCTGTATTTCGGCCATCCCATCGTCGGGACGCGCGGGCGTTTTTCTCCCGAACGCGCGTTTGAGCTGCTGGAGCGCTATCAGGTCACCAATACCTTCCTGTTCCCGACCGCCCTGAAAGCGATGATGAAAGCGGTCCCCGCGCCGCGCGAACGCTACAAGCTGGTGTTGCGCGCGCTCATGAGCGCGGGCGAAAGCGTCGGCGAAACGGTGTTCGGCTGGTGCCAGTCGGCACTGGGCATCACGCCGAACGAAATGTTCGGGCAGACCGAGATGAACTATCTGGTCGGCAATAGCCAGGCACGCTGGCCCGCCAAGCCGGGCAGCATGGGGCGGCCCTACCCGGGGCACCGGGTCGCCCTGATCGACGAGCAGGGACAGCCGGTCAAAACGGGGGAAATCGGCGAAATCGCGCTGAACCGCTACGACATCCACGGTCATCCGGACCCGATTCTCTTCCTGCAGTATTGGCGCAACCCCGCCGCCACCGCGGCCAAATTCTCGGGCGACTGGTGCCGCACAGGCGACCTTGCCCGCATGGACGAAGACGGCTACCTCTGGTACGCCGGCCGCAGCGACGATGTCTTCAAATCCGCGGGCTATCGCATCGGGCCGGGCGAAATCGAAAGCTGCCTGCTGGGACATCCCGCGGTGGCCAATGCGGCCGTCGTCCCCAAGCCCGACCCGGAACGGGGCGCGCTGGTGAAGGCCTATGTCGTCCTGACGCCGGAATTCGCCGGGCAGCCGACGGAAGGCATCGTGCAGGCCCTGCAGGACCACGTGCGCGAACGCCTGGCGCCTTATGAATACCCGAAAGAAATCGAGTTCCTCGAAGAATTGCCCATGACGACCACCGGCAAGGTCCAGCGGCGGGTACTGCGGCAGCGGGAAGAGGAAAAAGCGGAACAGGCGCGCGGCGACCAGCGCGCCTGA
- a CDS encoding CTP synthase: MTKYVFVTGGVVSSLGKGIAAASLGAILESRGLQVTLLKLDPYINVDPGTMSPFQHGEVFVTEDGAETDLDLGHYERFISTRMRKVNNFTTGQIYESVLRKERRGDYLGKTVQVIPHITNEIQDFIARGAEAGWDGNTDVAIVEIGGTVGDIESLPFLEAARQMSLRMGRNNAAFIHLTLVPFIASAGELKTKPTQHSVQKLREIGIYPHALLCRADRPIPEDERAKISLFSNVPLDAVISVWDADSIYKIPAMLHKQGLDNLVCDALGLTPPPADLSMWDDLVEALEHPVREVTIGMVGKYVDLTESYKSLTEALVHAGIHTRSRVKIEYIDSEDLEAHGTDSLKHLDAILVPGGFGKRGTEGKIAAIRYARENGVPYLGICLGMQLAVIEFSRHVAGLGGANSTEFDPAAPHPVVALITEWMDREGRVEKRDANSDLGGTMRKGAQRCPVKPGTRAAQIYGPEVNERHRHRYEVNNVYVPRLEEAGMVISARTPTENLPEMMELPAHPWFVGVQFHPEFTSTPRDGHPLFSSYIQAAIDRQDRRAKDTA, from the coding sequence ATGACCAAATACGTATTTGTCACCGGCGGCGTGGTGTCTTCCCTGGGGAAAGGCATTGCCGCCGCGTCCCTCGGCGCGATCCTCGAATCGCGCGGTCTGCAAGTCACCCTGCTCAAGCTCGATCCCTACATCAACGTCGATCCGGGCACGATGAGCCCCTTCCAGCATGGCGAGGTGTTCGTCACGGAAGACGGCGCCGAAACAGACCTGGACCTGGGCCACTACGAGCGCTTCATCTCGACGCGCATGCGCAAGGTGAACAACTTCACCACCGGGCAGATCTACGAATCGGTGCTGCGCAAGGAGCGCCGTGGCGACTACCTGGGCAAAACCGTCCAGGTCATTCCGCACATCACCAATGAGATCCAGGACTTCATCGCGCGCGGCGCGGAAGCCGGCTGGGATGGCAATACCGACGTGGCCATCGTCGAAATCGGCGGTACCGTCGGCGATATCGAATCCCTGCCGTTCCTGGAAGCCGCCCGGCAGATGAGCCTGCGCATGGGCCGCAATAATGCGGCCTTTATCCACCTGACCCTGGTGCCCTTCATCGCCTCGGCGGGCGAACTGAAAACCAAGCCCACGCAGCACTCTGTGCAGAAATTGCGCGAAATCGGTATCTATCCGCACGCGCTGCTGTGCCGTGCCGACCGTCCCATCCCCGAAGACGAACGCGCCAAGATTTCACTGTTTTCCAACGTGCCGCTGGATGCCGTGATCTCGGTGTGGGACGCGGACTCCATCTACAAGATCCCCGCCATGCTGCACAAGCAGGGCCTGGATAACCTGGTGTGCGACGCCTTGGGCCTGACGCCGCCGCCGGCGGATCTTTCCATGTGGGACGACCTGGTCGAAGCCCTGGAACATCCCGTGCGGGAAGTCACCATCGGCATGGTGGGCAAGTACGTCGACCTGACCGAATCGTATAAATCCCTGACCGAGGCCCTGGTGCATGCGGGCATCCATACCCGTTCCCGCGTCAAGATCGAATACATCGATTCGGAAGACCTGGAAGCGCACGGCACGGACAGCCTCAAGCACCTGGACGCCATTCTGGTACCGGGGGGCTTCGGCAAGCGCGGTACCGAGGGCAAGATCGCGGCCATACGCTACGCCCGTGAAAACGGCGTTCCTTACCTCGGCATCTGCCTGGGCATGCAGTTGGCCGTCATCGAGTTCTCGCGCCATGTCGCCGGCCTGGGCGGTGCCAACAGCACCGAATTCGACCCGGCCGCGCCGCACCCGGTGGTGGCGCTGATTACCGAATGGATGGACCGCGAAGGCCGCGTCGAAAAGCGCGATGCCAATTCCGACCTGGGCGGCACCATGCGCAAGGGCGCCCAGCGCTGCCCGGTCAAGCCCGGCACGCGCGCCGCGCAGATCTACGGGCCGGAAGTCAACGAACGGCATCGCCATCGCTACGAGGTGAACAACGTATACGTGCCGCGCCTGGAAGAGGCCGGCATGGTGATCAGCGCGCGCACGCCGACCGAGAACCTGCCTGAAATGATGGAACTGCCGGCGCATCCCTGGTTCGTGGGGGTGCAATTCCACCCCGAGTTCACGTCCACGCCGCGCGATGGGCATCCCTTGTTCTCCAGCTATATCCAGGCCGCCATCGATCGTCAGGACCGGCGCGCCAAGGACACCGCGTGA